A single genomic interval of Fibrobacter sp. UWEL harbors:
- the nusB gene encoding transcription antitermination factor NusB, which translates to MAQVSFRPARVFAMQLLYAMEITGQTVGQALPGVIAALPDQDTKPFPDEQKKYGMKLVDLIQQHKTELEESLKESAIHWELDRIARIDRIVLFIAMVELSYIPEVPMKVAISEAVQIAAKYSTDSSDAFVNGILTGFMEKKGIVIPPSKESK; encoded by the coding sequence ATGGCACAAGTAAGTTTTAGACCCGCCCGCGTATTTGCAATGCAGTTGCTGTACGCCATGGAAATTACAGGACAGACTGTCGGTCAGGCTCTGCCCGGCGTTATCGCCGCACTGCCCGACCAGGACACCAAGCCTTTCCCGGACGAACAGAAAAAGTACGGCATGAAGCTGGTGGACCTGATCCAGCAGCACAAGACTGAACTGGAAGAATCTTTGAAGGAAAGTGCAATTCACTGGGAACTGGACCGCATTGCTCGCATCGACCGCATTGTCCTGTTCATTGCCATGGTGGAACTGTCCTACATTCCGGAAGTTCCCATGAAGGTGGCTATTTCTGAAGCTGTCCAGATTGCTGCAAAGTACAGCACCGATTCTTCTGATGCTTTCGTGAACGGTATCCTCACCGGTTTCATGGAAAAGAAGGGCATTGTCATTCCCCCCTCTAAGGAGTCCAAGTAA
- a CDS encoding DUF2723 domain-containing protein, which translates to MFNDKKNKHIFAGIASFIALIIYCLTMAPTVSFWDCGEFVACANTLGIPHPPGTPFFVFFARAVIVLLPFVEEIAKRVNYISVFSSAATVYVTALFAWELLAIVLDSAKEKGEGLVERLADKINGKTRTIVLGTAALVAGFLLTFSDTFWFNAVEAEVYGIAMLILMLVSYLGLVWYKHRDEDSSDRILIFICYIAFLGVGAHLYTMLTVPAVFVLLLVAQPKKILERLPVWVTGTLLCSVIYMVSAFIEISLVCLVALAILTLAKPFSKNVNKAVRLSLAFTFFALIGYSTHLYIPIRSELNPVIDENNPEINIRDDQGNLQLGNLFKAENWDSFNAFIERKQYGSESMIDRAFYRRAALSHQFLSFPHMGYGGYQMAQYLPYKVGEVNYANGVYTFDPGDNQPLERLGFKFPTQMSMMGDDQSMGTLAQFLIFLIFNGLLIMVCVFCWKRNSKMGIFMSTLYALCSLGLIFYINFADGSRMDKKADEAYWNNTIARYSQSLGLNVPVPNANDIIDLRQKIEVAKYRIQMAESRGESGSAKVASLKQEVESLENTTAWQNWTKIEQGFARAGARAPFPETVHLEVRERDYFYTPAYIFMSMIFGVGAGILVFMVATGTMATLASPVAAALILVSFLVPCVSNYKEHDRSGLWVPWDYAYNLLNSCRPNAILFTNGDNDTFPLWFAQEVAGIRKDVRVVNLSLGNTDWYITQMLENEPILKLSYNKESILTDMVLDSKTASNPNHQVSVWVGRAQRLLPQLKSRIDAMEGQQLSAADSAKLMQFKVHYQVWDAFNEWAQRSRSSMMLTQHKLVIDLALQNMDKPIEISTTVGQSNFMGLEKYMVQEGMVYHFIKGDLEPKRNAFDAAYTANLIDNVYKYRGLGDGTAFINDETERLLSSYISLYLQLSFDAREKIDRLRNDHPFTADKKAQVDSLALSAGKYLELGMKQFPKEWRNYWAASYVYQAAGMKQKAVEMAQRGLENVPAFEEGGRNRLNMALRQSEAMSDAPLAVEEPAPEPEAPAVDSAAAESAVVAAK; encoded by the coding sequence ATGTTTAACGACAAAAAGAACAAGCATATTTTTGCCGGCATTGCAAGTTTTATTGCGCTGATTATTTATTGCCTGACCATGGCTCCCACGGTGTCCTTTTGGGACTGTGGTGAATTCGTAGCCTGTGCAAATACCTTGGGTATTCCTCATCCTCCTGGAACTCCCTTCTTCGTATTCTTTGCTCGTGCTGTGATCGTGCTGCTTCCCTTCGTGGAAGAAATCGCAAAGCGCGTGAACTATATCTCTGTGTTTAGTTCCGCTGCTACGGTCTACGTGACCGCTTTGTTCGCCTGGGAACTCCTGGCTATCGTTCTTGATTCCGCAAAGGAAAAGGGCGAAGGCCTTGTGGAACGTCTCGCCGACAAGATTAACGGCAAGACCCGCACCATCGTTCTTGGTACTGCCGCTCTCGTTGCTGGCTTCCTCCTGACTTTCTCCGATACCTTCTGGTTCAATGCTGTGGAAGCCGAAGTTTACGGCATTGCAATGCTGATCCTCATGCTGGTGTCCTACCTGGGCCTGGTGTGGTATAAGCATCGCGACGAAGATTCCAGCGATCGCATCCTGATCTTTATCTGCTACATCGCCTTCCTGGGTGTTGGCGCTCATTTGTATACAATGCTTACCGTTCCCGCAGTCTTCGTGCTGCTTCTGGTGGCTCAGCCCAAGAAGATTCTGGAACGCCTCCCGGTCTGGGTTACGGGTACTCTCCTGTGCTCCGTGATCTACATGGTGTCTGCCTTTATCGAAATCTCCCTGGTCTGCTTGGTTGCTCTTGCAATTCTTACCTTGGCAAAGCCTTTCAGTAAGAACGTGAACAAGGCGGTTCGTCTTTCCCTGGCATTTACCTTCTTTGCTCTGATTGGCTATAGCACTCATCTTTATATTCCTATCCGCTCTGAGTTGAATCCTGTAATTGATGAAAACAATCCGGAAATCAACATCCGTGACGATCAGGGCAATTTGCAGCTGGGTAACCTGTTCAAGGCTGAAAACTGGGATTCCTTCAATGCGTTCATTGAACGTAAGCAGTATGGTTCCGAAAGCATGATCGATCGCGCTTTCTACCGCCGTGCAGCACTGTCTCACCAGTTCCTGTCTTTCCCCCACATGGGTTACGGTGGTTACCAGATGGCTCAGTACCTGCCCTACAAGGTGGGTGAAGTAAACTACGCTAATGGTGTCTATACCTTCGATCCGGGTGACAACCAGCCTCTGGAACGTCTGGGCTTCAAGTTCCCCACTCAGATGAGTATGATGGGTGACGATCAGTCCATGGGCACTCTGGCTCAGTTCCTGATCTTCCTGATCTTTAACGGCCTTCTCATTATGGTTTGCGTCTTCTGCTGGAAGCGTAACTCCAAGATGGGCATTTTCATGTCCACCCTTTACGCACTTTGCTCTCTGGGTCTGATTTTCTACATCAACTTCGCCGACGGTTCCCGTATGGACAAGAAGGCTGATGAAGCATACTGGAACAACACCATCGCTCGTTATAGCCAGAGCCTTGGCCTGAATGTTCCCGTTCCCAACGCAAATGACATTATCGATCTTCGCCAGAAGATTGAAGTGGCCAAGTATCGTATCCAGATGGCCGAATCCCGCGGTGAAAGCGGCAGCGCAAAGGTTGCCAGCCTGAAGCAGGAAGTGGAATCTCTGGAAAATACGACTGCATGGCAGAACTGGACCAAGATTGAACAGGGCTTTGCTCGTGCAGGTGCCCGCGCTCCGTTCCCGGAAACTGTCCATCTGGAAGTTCGTGAACGTGACTACTTCTACACTCCGGCATACATCTTCATGAGTATGATTTTCGGTGTGGGTGCAGGTATCCTGGTGTTCATGGTCGCAACTGGAACTATGGCAACTCTCGCATCTCCTGTTGCAGCCGCTCTGATTCTGGTTTCCTTCCTGGTTCCCTGCGTTTCCAACTACAAGGAACATGACCGTTCTGGCCTGTGGGTTCCTTGGGATTACGCTTACAACCTGTTGAACAGCTGCCGTCCCAACGCAATCCTCTTTACCAATGGCGATAACGATACCTTCCCCCTGTGGTTTGCTCAGGAAGTTGCTGGTATCCGTAAGGATGTTCGCGTGGTGAACCTGTCCTTGGGTAATACCGACTGGTACATCACCCAGATGCTGGAAAACGAACCGATTCTCAAGCTTTCCTACAATAAGGAATCTATCCTTACGGACATGGTTCTGGATAGCAAGACTGCAAGCAACCCCAACCATCAGGTTTCTGTCTGGGTGGGTCGTGCACAGCGTCTGTTGCCTCAACTGAAGTCTCGTATTGATGCCATGGAAGGCCAGCAGCTTTCCGCTGCAGATTCCGCCAAGCTGATGCAGTTTAAGGTTCATTACCAGGTATGGGATGCCTTTAACGAATGGGCTCAGCGTTCTCGTAGTTCCATGATGCTCACTCAGCATAAGCTGGTCATTGACCTTGCTCTCCAGAATATGGACAAGCCTATTGAAATCTCTACCACTGTGGGACAGAGCAACTTCATGGGTCTTGAAAAGTACATGGTTCAGGAAGGTATGGTTTACCATTTCATCAAGGGTGATCTGGAACCCAAGCGTAACGCATTTGATGCCGCCTACACTGCAAACCTGATTGACAACGTGTACAAGTATCGCGGCCTGGGTGATGGCACCGCCTTTATCAACGACGAAACTGAACGTCTGCTGTCCAGCTACATTTCCCTGTATCTGCAGCTTTCCTTCGACGCTCGCGAAAAGATTGACCGTCTCCGTAACGATCATCCCTTCACCGCTGACAAGAAGGCTCAGGTGGATAGCCTGGCACTTTCTGCCGGCAAGTACCTGGAACTGGGCATGAAGCAGTTCCCCAAGGAATGGCGTAACTACTGGGCAGCCTCCTATGTCTACCAGGCTGC